The proteins below are encoded in one region of Paralysiella testudinis:
- the tgt gene encoding tRNA guanosine(34) transglycosylase Tgt has product MLKFTLHKTDGHARRGTLELNHGSIETPVFMPVGTYGSVKAMTPQNLHDIQAQIILGNTFHLWLRPGLDVVAAFGGLHDFIGWDKPILTDSGGFQVFSLAQMRKLTEAGCTFQSPLNGDKLFLSPEISMQIQTVLNSDIVMQLDECPPGDVSHAQARQSLQLSLRWAERSRAEFARLGNRNALFGIVQGAMYEDLREESLRGLEDLDFPGLAIGGLSVGEPKPEMYRMLRAVGPMMPAHKPHYLMGVGTPEDLVYGVAHGVDMFDCVMPTRNARNGWLFTRFGDLKIKNAVHKHDTRPLDESCSCYTCQNFSRAYLHHLHRTGEILGAQLNTIHNLHYYQTLMAEIRTAIEAGRFADFQAAFHENRARGVA; this is encoded by the coding sequence ATGCTCAAATTTACCCTACACAAAACCGACGGCCACGCCCGCCGCGGCACGCTTGAACTCAACCACGGCAGCATTGAAACGCCGGTATTTATGCCGGTGGGCACCTACGGCTCGGTGAAGGCGATGACGCCGCAAAACCTGCACGACATTCAAGCGCAAATTATTTTGGGCAATACCTTTCATTTGTGGCTGCGCCCCGGCTTGGATGTGGTGGCCGCATTTGGCGGTTTGCACGATTTTATCGGCTGGGATAAGCCGATTCTCACCGATTCCGGTGGTTTTCAGGTGTTTTCGCTGGCGCAAATGCGCAAGCTCACCGAGGCGGGCTGTACGTTTCAAAGCCCGCTCAATGGCGACAAATTATTTTTATCGCCGGAAATTTCGATGCAAATCCAAACCGTGCTCAATTCCGATATTGTGATGCAGCTAGACGAATGCCCGCCCGGCGATGTCAGCCATGCTCAGGCGCGCCAGTCTTTGCAGTTGAGCTTGCGCTGGGCTGAGCGCTCCCGCGCCGAATTTGCCCGCTTGGGCAACCGCAATGCCTTGTTCGGCATTGTACAAGGCGCCATGTATGAAGATTTGCGCGAAGAATCGCTGCGCGGCCTGGAAGATCTGGATTTTCCGGGGCTGGCCATCGGCGGTTTGTCGGTGGGTGAGCCCAAACCGGAAATGTACCGTATGTTGCGCGCCGTGGGGCCGATGATGCCGGCACACAAGCCGCATTATTTAATGGGCGTGGGCACGCCGGAAGACTTGGTGTATGGCGTGGCGCACGGGGTGGATATGTTCGATTGCGTGATGCCCACCCGCAATGCACGCAACGGCTGGCTGTTTACCCGCTTTGGCGATTTGAAAATCAAAAACGCTGTACACAAGCACGATACCCGCCCGCTAGACGAAAGCTGCAGCTGCTACACCTGCCAAAATTTCAGCCGCGCTTATTTGCACCATTTGCACCGCACCGGCGAAATTTTGGGCGCCCAGCTCAATACCATCCACAATTTGCACTATTATCAAACCTTAATGGCCGAAATCCGCACCGCCATTGAAGCAGGCCGTTTTGCCGATTTTCAGGCAGCCTTTCATGAAAACCGCGCCCGTGGCGTGGCATAG
- a CDS encoding VOC family protein, with protein sequence MAFTILGLDHVLLRIENKETMLDFYLNVLGCTQERQLDNLGLIQLRAGASLIDLVPTTSPLGQNGRGVPLQQHANLDHLCLRIEPFDEAAIRAHFAQHGYDIEASAVRYGADGFGPSIYVYDPEGNTVELKGPPLAQQAE encoded by the coding sequence ATGGCATTTACTATTCTGGGTTTGGATCATGTGCTGCTGCGCATCGAAAACAAAGAAACCATGCTTGATTTTTACCTCAATGTGCTTGGCTGTACCCAAGAGCGGCAGCTGGACAATTTGGGTTTGATTCAGCTGCGTGCGGGCGCATCGTTGATTGACTTGGTGCCGACAACTTCGCCGCTGGGGCAAAACGGCCGCGGCGTGCCGCTGCAACAGCACGCCAACTTGGATCATCTGTGCCTGCGCATAGAGCCTTTTGACGAAGCCGCCATCCGCGCCCATTTTGCTCAGCACGGCTATGATATCGAAGCATCGGCAGTGCGCTACGGAGCCGACGGCTTCGGGCCGTCGATTTATGTGTACGACCCGGAAGGCAATACCGTGGAGCTGAAAGGCCCGCCCTTGGCGCAGCAAGCAGAGTAA
- the argH gene encoding argininosuccinate lyase, with protein sequence MNNKTWSGRFNEPVSELVKQYTGSIDFDQRLAKWDIQGSLAHAQMLHEAGLLSAEDVAAIKQGMAEIEAEIKAGQMAWSLDLEDVHMNIERRLTDKIGDAGKRLHTGRSRNDQVATDIRLWLRDEISTIQNLIQALQAALVDLADANADVVMPGFTHLQVAQPVSFGHHMLAYVEMLGRDFERMADCRGRVNRMPLGAAALAGTTYPIQRETTAHLLGFEAICQNSLDAVSDRDFAIEFTAAASLVMLHLSRLSEELIVWMSPRFGFIDIADRFCTGSSIMPQKKNPDVPELVRGKSGRVIGHLMGLITLMKSQPLAYNKDNQEDKEPLFDTVDTLIDTLRIYADMMRGVTVKPENMRAAVLQGFATATDLADYLVKKGLPFRDSHEVVALAVRHADSLNVDLSDLPLQALQTFSGLIDADVYEVLTPEGSLNARNHLGGTAPAQVRAQVARWRQLLQAQ encoded by the coding sequence ATGAACAACAAAACCTGGTCCGGCCGTTTTAACGAACCGGTAAGCGAATTGGTGAAGCAATACACCGGCTCGATTGATTTCGACCAACGGCTGGCCAAGTGGGATATTCAAGGCTCGCTGGCACATGCGCAGATGTTGCACGAAGCTGGTTTGTTGAGTGCCGAAGATGTGGCGGCGATTAAGCAGGGCATGGCCGAGATTGAGGCCGAAATCAAAGCCGGACAAATGGCGTGGTCGCTCGATTTGGAAGACGTGCACATGAACATTGAGCGGCGGCTCACCGATAAAATCGGCGATGCGGGCAAACGCCTGCACACCGGCCGCAGCCGCAACGACCAAGTGGCCACCGACATCCGCCTGTGGCTGCGCGATGAAATCAGCACCATCCAAAACCTGATTCAGGCGCTTCAGGCAGCCTTGGTAGATTTAGCCGATGCCAATGCCGATGTGGTGATGCCCGGCTTTACCCATCTTCAGGTAGCCCAGCCGGTGAGCTTCGGCCACCATATGCTGGCTTATGTGGAAATGCTGGGGCGCGATTTCGAGCGCATGGCCGACTGTCGCGGCCGCGTAAACCGCATGCCTTTGGGGGCGGCGGCATTGGCGGGCACTACTTATCCGATTCAGCGTGAAACCACCGCCCACCTATTGGGTTTTGAGGCCATTTGCCAAAATTCGCTCGATGCCGTGTCGGATCGCGACTTTGCCATTGAATTTACCGCCGCGGCCAGTTTGGTGATGCTGCACCTGTCGCGCTTATCGGAAGAATTAATTGTGTGGATGAGCCCGCGTTTCGGCTTTATCGACATTGCCGACCGCTTTTGCACCGGCTCTTCCATCATGCCGCAAAAGAAAAACCCCGATGTGCCCGAGCTTGTGCGCGGCAAATCCGGCCGTGTTATCGGCCATTTAATGGGCTTAATTACTTTGATGAAATCGCAGCCTTTGGCCTACAACAAAGACAACCAAGAAGACAAAGAGCCGCTGTTCGACACTGTAGACACCTTAATCGACACCTTGCGCATTTATGCCGACATGATGCGCGGCGTTACCGTGAAGCCGGAAAACATGCGCGCTGCCGTGCTGCAAGGCTTTGCCACCGCCACCGATTTGGCCGATTATCTGGTGAAAAAAGGCCTGCCGTTTCGCGACAGCCACGAAGTGGTGGCATTGGCGGTGCGCCATGCCGACAGCCTGAATGTGGATTTAAGCGATTTGCCGCTGCAAGCCCTGCAAACCTTTTCCGGCCTGATTGATGCCGATGTGTACGAAGTGCTCACCCCCGAAGGCAGCCTCAATGCACGCAACCACTTGGGCGGCACCGCGCCGGCGCAAGTGCGGGCGCAAGTGGCGCGTTGGCGCCAGTTATTGCAGGCACAATAA
- a CDS encoding endonuclease/exonuclease/phosphatase family protein — protein MNSITVATYNMHKGMSALNQRVQLSQMADALRQLSADVLFLQEVQGENLRRAQKLADFPHAPHHEVLGEALTYHHRSYGKNAEFAQRHHGNAILSHLPIATKNNVNISVNKLEQRGVLHCEIQPDSWDLPLVCLCAHLNLREPDRIKQYQAIYDYVNEHIHPDSPLILAGDFNDWRHRSCENLGENLGLNEVFASQGSRPKTFPARLPVLSLDRIYTRHLDIVATRSHRGAPWQHLSDHLPLSATLTPQRNIIKELRPASARHV, from the coding sequence ATGAACAGCATTACCGTAGCCACCTACAATATGCACAAAGGCATGTCTGCGCTCAACCAGCGCGTACAGCTGAGCCAAATGGCCGATGCCTTGCGCCAATTGTCGGCCGATGTGTTGTTTTTGCAGGAAGTGCAAGGCGAAAACCTGCGCCGGGCGCAAAAATTGGCCGACTTTCCACACGCGCCGCATCACGAAGTATTGGGCGAAGCGCTCACCTACCATCACCGCAGTTACGGCAAAAATGCCGAATTTGCCCAGCGCCACCACGGCAACGCCATTTTGAGCCATTTGCCCATTGCCACCAAAAACAATGTCAATATCAGCGTAAACAAATTGGAGCAGCGCGGCGTGCTGCATTGCGAAATCCAGCCCGACAGTTGGGATTTGCCTTTAGTGTGTTTGTGCGCCCACCTTAATCTGCGCGAGCCGGATCGCATCAAGCAATACCAAGCCATTTACGACTACGTAAACGAACACATCCACCCCGACAGCCCGCTGATTTTGGCCGGTGATTTTAACGACTGGCGCCACCGCTCTTGTGAAAACCTGGGCGAAAACTTGGGCTTAAACGAAGTATTCGCCAGCCAGGGCAGCCGCCCGAAAACCTTTCCTGCCCGCCTGCCGGTGCTCAGCCTCGACCGCATCTACACCCGCCACTTGGATATTGTGGCCACCCGCAGCCATCGCGGCGCACCGTGGCAGCATTTGTCCGACCACCTGCCGCTCAGCGCCACCCTCACGCCGCAACGCAACATTATTAAAGAACTGCGCCCGGCCTCGGCACGGCATGTGTAG